The following proteins are encoded in a genomic region of [Eubacterium] hominis:
- the dndC gene encoding DNA phosphorothioation system sulfurtransferase DndC has product MKDENLNETRITRAEIENLKETIRTLYLADDIPWIIGYSGGKDSTATLQLVWLSIKEMKAEELKKPIHIINTDTLVESPVISKWVEHSLEIMQDSAHEQNLPFITHRLTPETNNTFWVNLIGRGYPFPRKKFRWCTDRLKIQPVNNFIKNKIAEHGEIILVIGTRKAESTNRARTMAKYEKLRVRELLSPNPTLANELVFSPLENWKDDDVWIFLMQYKNPWGLSNHELQTLYMSATEDNECPMMVDKDLPSCGKSRFGCWVCTMVEKDKSMEAMIANDDEKAWMTPLLEFRNMFGDEENDRARRSFRKMQGYVTGTYERLHHGPYLKEIREQWLKKLLEIQLDINQNGPEEFANLELITIPELRCIRRIWVKEKHEFDDSLPDIYKEATGKEFDDPEWIPNESFSKDEWDILRQVCTDLYPNEELSFEMMYSLIDTEASINSVNERKGILNSLESCIKKTFYSNEDDATSYYREQLERKKIMGGKYNEKFFITFKDESEEFEEEQTEVTK; this is encoded by the coding sequence ATGAAAGATGAAAATTTAAATGAGACTAGAATAACTAGGGCAGAAATAGAAAATCTCAAAGAAACTATAAGAACGCTGTATTTAGCAGACGATATTCCATGGATTATAGGATATTCGGGTGGAAAAGATAGTACAGCAACATTGCAATTGGTATGGTTATCAATAAAAGAAATGAAAGCTGAAGAGTTAAAGAAGCCAATTCATATTATAAACACAGACACTCTTGTTGAATCACCAGTAATTTCTAAATGGGTTGAACACTCTTTAGAGATAATGCAAGATTCAGCTCATGAGCAAAATTTACCATTTATTACACATAGATTGACACCTGAAACAAATAATACATTTTGGGTTAATTTAATAGGAAGGGGTTATCCATTTCCAAGAAAAAAATTTAGATGGTGTACGGATCGATTAAAAATTCAACCTGTTAATAATTTTATAAAAAATAAAATTGCAGAACATGGTGAAATTATTTTGGTTATAGGAACAAGAAAAGCAGAAAGTACAAATCGTGCAAGAACTATGGCAAAATATGAAAAACTCAGGGTTAGAGAATTGTTAAGTCCTAATCCTACTCTAGCAAATGAACTTGTTTTTTCACCGTTAGAGAATTGGAAGGATGATGACGTTTGGATTTTTCTTATGCAATATAAAAACCCATGGGGATTGTCAAATCATGAGCTACAAACATTGTATATGAGTGCTACAGAGGATAATGAATGTCCAATGATGGTTGATAAAGATCTTCCTAGTTGTGGTAAAAGTCGATTCGGTTGTTGGGTTTGTACTATGGTTGAAAAAGATAAGTCAATGGAAGCTATGATTGCGAACGATGATGAAAAAGCTTGGATGACACCATTATTGGAATTTAGAAATATGTTTGGTGATGAAGAAAATGATCGTGCAAGAAGAAGCTTTAGAAAAATGCAAGGTTATGTAACTGGTACATATGAAAGATTACATCATGGGCCGTATCTTAAAGAAATTAGAGAACAATGGTTAAAAAAATTACTTGAAATTCAGTTGGATATTAATCAAAATGGTCCAGAAGAGTTTGCAAATTTAGAACTAATAACAATCCCAGAGCTGAGATGTATTAGGCGTATTTGGGTTAAAGAAAAGCATGAATTTGATGATTCCTTACCGGATATTTATAAAGAAGCAACAGGAAAGGAATTTGATGATCCAGAATGGATTCCTAATGAGTCTTTTAGTAAAGATGAATGGGATATCTTAAGACAGGTATGCACAGACTTATATCCAAATGAAGAGTTGTCATTTGAAATGATGTATAGTTTAATTGACACTGAAGCAAGTATAAATTCAGTTAATGAAAGAAAAGGTATTTTAAATTCTTTAGAATCTTGTATAAAAAAGACATTTTACTCAAATGAAGATGATGCAACATCGTATTATAGAGAACAGCTTGAAAGAAAGAAAATAATGGGTGGTAAGTATAATGAGAAATTCTTTATTACATTTAAAGATGAATCAGAAGAGTTTGAGGAAGAGCAGACTGAGGTGACAAAATAA
- a CDS encoding ATP-dependent DNA helicase RecQ, which yields MKDKEIHEFVENTIKSNHLTSFVDSSCFNNPREEYVYNSAKRLLKTWFNLQEPPLYKVDFECSLRNYLSIVKTTINIPNYEPSSKFEELGLHYDSDLGKIWANLTIPSFFNSTFVKQLYMQNYVEEEQDLIHSLHTNGFIRKITGFEYFKSNEQKLAVMGSLRVPNGYSCLVSMTTGGGKSLITQTIAYQNVGLTIVIVPTISLMLDQYNNAREIIKSEVDNEIFYYYSNVSLEKFCTALKNKTARLLFVSPESLIKNKVLREKIEEANCNHYLKNIVIDEAHIIIEWGSSFRIDFQCLDALRKNFINVNSELRTFLLSATYSDTTIRQLKMFYSTMDKWIEIRCERLRHETRFDVIKCDNYGEKLNKIYSAIDYLPRPMIVYVKSPDDAVNLKKNLENRGYNNAKTFTGITKNEERLQIIEEWKNGDFDLMIATCAFGVGVDKKDVRTVLHTYIPENPNKYYQEAGRGGRDGLPCLSTIIYTNQDVDSAFNFVSKVITTEKLIGRWFSMLLSNKTQPLHNSQYLIDTYVKPKYNSNEEFIDSISSQDINWNVYVILFLRRNGFITIDDIQYVNQKYVFYITILERKLLAKNDETFSVIDNARNNEWKNTEREFTLMRNNLKKVGKCCWSDMFTKIYRKTDEYCAGCNEHMDVINFEDSKTLKADITGPLSSISLDINSYMLGTKCMLLVSKAYEYEILNIIDLGINTFVSDEYMLERIIESTKKLENNFSTLFTCNYREFLELISLNRYYMSGVIGIYFPVEISLQNRLINIIEKCINDENMRFILFAADDPFIINKNKRLSELSVIQHYKQL from the coding sequence ATGAAGGATAAAGAAATTCACGAATTCGTAGAAAATACTATAAAAAGCAACCATTTAACTAGTTTTGTTGATTCGAGCTGTTTTAATAATCCTAGAGAAGAATATGTATATAATTCAGCAAAGAGACTTTTAAAAACTTGGTTTAATTTACAAGAACCCCCCCTCTATAAAGTAGATTTTGAATGTTCTTTACGTAATTATTTATCGATAGTAAAAACAACAATAAACATTCCAAATTACGAGCCCTCATCAAAATTTGAAGAATTAGGGTTACATTATGATAGTGACTTGGGGAAAATATGGGCAAACTTAACTATTCCTTCGTTTTTTAATAGTACATTTGTGAAACAGCTATATATGCAAAACTATGTGGAAGAAGAACAAGATTTGATACATTCTTTACATACAAATGGATTCATTAGAAAAATAACAGGTTTTGAATATTTCAAAAGTAACGAACAAAAATTAGCAGTAATGGGTTCTTTAAGAGTCCCCAATGGTTATTCTTGTTTGGTTTCAATGACTACTGGAGGTGGAAAAAGCTTAATTACACAAACTATAGCGTATCAAAATGTGGGATTAACCATTGTAATAGTCCCTACTATTTCTTTAATGCTAGATCAATATAATAATGCTAGAGAAATTATTAAGTCAGAAGTCGATAATGAAATTTTTTATTATTACAGTAACGTTTCTTTAGAGAAGTTTTGTACTGCATTAAAGAATAAAACTGCTAGACTTTTGTTTGTGTCTCCGGAGAGCTTGATAAAAAATAAAGTTTTAAGAGAGAAAATCGAAGAGGCAAATTGTAATCATTATTTAAAAAATATTGTTATTGATGAAGCACATATAATAATTGAGTGGGGTTCCTCGTTTAGAATTGATTTTCAATGTTTGGATGCATTAAGAAAGAATTTTATTAATGTAAATAGTGAACTGAGAACATTTTTGCTTTCAGCTACATATAGTGATACAACAATAAGACAGTTGAAAATGTTTTATTCAACTATGGATAAATGGATTGAAATACGCTGTGAAAGGTTGCGACATGAAACAAGATTTGATGTCATAAAGTGTGATAACTATGGTGAAAAATTAAATAAAATTTATAGTGCGATAGATTATTTACCAAGACCTATGATTGTATATGTCAAGTCTCCGGATGATGCTGTAAATCTCAAAAAAAATTTGGAGAATCGTGGTTACAATAACGCGAAAACTTTTACAGGTATAACCAAGAACGAAGAAAGACTTCAGATAATCGAAGAATGGAAAAATGGGGATTTCGATTTGATGATTGCTACATGTGCATTCGGAGTCGGAGTTGATAAAAAAGATGTTAGAACTGTTTTACATACTTATATTCCTGAAAATCCAAATAAATATTATCAAGAAGCTGGAAGAGGTGGCAGAGATGGATTGCCTTGCTTAAGCACAATCATCTATACAAACCAAGATGTTGATTCTGCATTTAATTTTGTAAGTAAAGTAATTACTACTGAAAAATTAATAGGAAGATGGTTTAGCATGCTTTTAAGTAATAAAACACAACCCCTTCATAATTCACAATATTTAATAGATACTTATGTAAAGCCAAAATATAATTCTAACGAAGAATTTATTGATTCAATAAGTAGTCAGGATATAAACTGGAATGTATATGTAATTTTGTTTTTGAGACGTAATGGCTTTATAACGATTGATGATATACAGTATGTAAATCAAAAATATGTGTTTTATATTACGATTCTTGAACGTAAACTTTTAGCAAAAAATGATGAGACATTTTCTGTTATAGATAATGCTAGAAATAATGAGTGGAAGAACACTGAGCGCGAATTCACTTTAATGAGAAATAACTTGAAAAAAGTTGGAAAATGTTGTTGGTCCGATATGTTTACAAAGATATATAGAAAAACAGATGAATACTGTGCTGGCTGCAATGAACATATGGATGTTATTAACTTTGAAGATTCGAAAACATTAAAAGCTGATATTACAGGACCGTTATCTTCAATAAGTTTAGATATTAATAGTTATATGCTTGGTACCAAATGCATGTTGTTAGTCAGTAAGGCGTATGAATATGAAATTCTAAACATCATAGATTTGGGAATTAATACTTTTGTCTCGGATGAGTATATGTTAGAAAGGATAATAGAGTCTACAAAAAAATTAGAGAATAACTTTTCAACCTTGTTTACATGTAACTATAGAGAGTTTTTAGAATTGATTTCATTAAATAGATACTATATGTCAGGTGTTATTGGGATATATTTTCCAGTAGAAATATCTTTACAAAATAGATTGATAAATATAATTGAAAAATGTATTAATGATGAGAATATGAGGTTTATATTATTTGCTGCTGATGATCCATTTATTATAAATAAAAATAAAAGATTATCAGAATTATCTGTTATTCAGCACTATAAGCAATTGTAA
- a CDS encoding DEAD/DEAH box helicase family protein: protein MIKCGMFVRCSIDDEKYSRDYAIGKVKSIDEFSELLEIQFFDVTGIGDFYPKPENKQYSLHNVSHCKIRIGAIVKYKKTKYIVKASVIKKEDGLYYYYLQSETDKIECLPETVLECSYNDGYVKPLEQLKQYEFQNPMWFFGRSIVSKTMNIINNSLYGFDEIAGCKIFLKTHQLKTIVRCLQDGTCRNMIADEVGMGKTIEALAILKVFLKDNHNSKILILVPDALLEQWEIEMAYKFHILTGKDVNDNVIDLVGVNSFCENASPYSSLNSEESYDFVIADEVHKYLRDDKRYRLLLHLSKRAKNILMLSATPVQRRKDEYKKLLQLIQPKKYEQMSNEKFEELLELQGDVVRRVHEVLEDLDSYLEEIEDTFNEHTEETEEAFKDITDGLKKIYKLINDEMFQNLCSKIDYSSDDFGIEGIQSAIAYVCENYQFERSIIRNRRDEDEDYNLRELIEIPYDMRTNFNNTEYNIYKELAFWIERSDLDYDTFLQHYKSIVSSFFSSAAAFYNELKNTVLSVPEELLQLADNWKNEEAENLENINTYMEDPTGFESRINNIIDFIDQEASEQKVLVFTSFDETFSLFKEAFINYFGEQHCTFFSRNMDSDERELGAYRFETDEDYWILLSDESGGEGRNFQNADILVHIDLPWSANDLEQRIGRLDRIGRERNKPVISVACYSQETLEEDLFSFWNDGIGIFTKSQSGLEIIMNSMDEKIIRALSKDFKYGLANIIEDVNKELEGLKEVIKKERYFDVAEYKYQAINRIMDNTRELYAANEKQLFGDSMMKWSSLSGFRGHELEKSMVRFDASSFSLNSAYNSLFVPPDIRLMISDKINQLQNKVRSMNGDRAIHTDNNYIQGTFDRQIALDNDYIHFFAPGDPIFDSIVNNALNSYKGTCAAFACKAYADWEGFIFTWNLSPDEIKILKKGLSTHLIDKYRGFMPIEQFQCAVSISDSHSVAEAEILKVYNYLMTSDNVNRKKFQHLGKRAGINSNMDIFASVYPPERWEELVDENYKKAIKMVKKRISAKLNKQLGLLKIELLKNSGAKKATTNYYLQTGLPEDDGINEMIFKCFSNPRLVLDSACYVRLINEG, encoded by the coding sequence TTGATAAAATGTGGTATGTTTGTCAGATGTTCAATTGATGATGAAAAGTATTCTCGTGATTACGCTATCGGAAAAGTTAAATCAATTGATGAATTTTCTGAATTGCTTGAAATTCAGTTTTTTGATGTCACAGGTATTGGAGATTTCTACCCAAAACCAGAAAACAAGCAATATAGTTTACACAATGTATCTCATTGTAAAATTAGGATTGGTGCAATAGTAAAATATAAAAAAACTAAATATATAGTAAAAGCTTCTGTTATAAAAAAAGAAGATGGTTTGTATTACTACTATCTTCAATCTGAAACTGATAAGATAGAATGTTTACCTGAGACAGTATTAGAATGTTCGTATAATGATGGCTATGTAAAACCATTAGAACAATTGAAACAATATGAATTTCAAAACCCGATGTGGTTTTTTGGAAGAAGTATTGTAAGTAAAACTATGAACATCATCAATAATTCTTTATATGGTTTTGATGAAATTGCAGGGTGCAAAATCTTTTTGAAAACTCATCAGTTAAAGACTATTGTTAGGTGTCTTCAAGATGGAACTTGTAGAAATATGATTGCTGATGAAGTGGGTATGGGAAAAACTATTGAAGCTTTAGCAATTTTGAAAGTGTTTTTAAAGGATAATCATAATTCTAAGATCTTAATTCTCGTTCCAGATGCGTTGCTTGAACAATGGGAAATAGAGATGGCGTACAAATTTCATATTCTTACAGGTAAAGATGTTAATGACAATGTTATTGATTTAGTAGGAGTGAATAGTTTTTGTGAAAATGCATCACCATATAGTTCACTAAATTCTGAAGAATCATACGATTTTGTAATTGCTGATGAAGTACATAAATATTTACGTGATGATAAACGATATAGGTTATTATTACATCTTAGTAAACGTGCAAAAAATATACTGATGTTAAGTGCAACACCGGTGCAAAGGAGGAAAGATGAGTATAAAAAATTGCTGCAACTAATTCAGCCTAAAAAATATGAGCAGATGTCAAATGAAAAATTTGAAGAGTTACTAGAACTTCAAGGAGATGTTGTACGAAGAGTTCATGAAGTTTTGGAAGATTTAGATTCCTATTTAGAAGAGATAGAAGATACTTTTAATGAACATACAGAAGAAACTGAGGAAGCATTCAAGGATATTACGGATGGATTGAAAAAAATCTATAAATTAATTAACGATGAGATGTTTCAAAATTTATGCAGTAAAATCGATTATTCAAGTGATGATTTCGGGATCGAAGGAATTCAGTCTGCAATAGCTTATGTATGTGAAAATTATCAATTTGAAAGATCGATCATTCGAAATAGACGTGATGAAGATGAGGATTATAATTTAAGAGAATTAATAGAAATACCTTACGATATGCGAACTAATTTTAATAATACTGAATACAACATATATAAGGAATTAGCTTTTTGGATAGAGAGAAGTGATTTGGATTACGATACTTTTTTACAACATTATAAAAGTATTGTGTCTTCTTTCTTTAGTTCGGCTGCTGCATTTTACAACGAACTAAAAAATACTGTACTTAGTGTTCCAGAAGAATTACTACAATTGGCTGATAATTGGAAAAATGAAGAAGCAGAAAATCTGGAAAATATAAATACATATATGGAAGATCCAACTGGCTTTGAATCAAGAATAAATAATATTATAGATTTTATTGATCAAGAAGCAAGCGAACAAAAAGTCTTGGTTTTTACAAGCTTTGATGAGACATTCTCTTTGTTTAAAGAAGCATTTATAAATTATTTTGGAGAACAACATTGTACTTTTTTCTCCAGAAATATGGATTCAGATGAACGTGAACTAGGTGCATATAGATTTGAAACTGATGAAGATTATTGGATTTTATTATCTGATGAATCTGGAGGGGAAGGCAGAAACTTCCAAAATGCAGATATATTGGTTCATATTGATCTTCCATGGAGTGCGAATGATTTGGAACAACGAATTGGACGGTTGGATAGAATCGGGCGAGAACGAAATAAACCAGTTATTTCTGTTGCCTGTTATTCTCAAGAAACTCTGGAGGAAGATTTGTTTTCATTTTGGAATGATGGTATTGGTATTTTTACAAAATCACAAAGTGGTTTAGAAATAATTATGAATTCCATGGATGAAAAGATTATCAGAGCTTTGAGCAAAGACTTCAAATATGGTTTAGCAAATATTATTGAAGATGTAAACAAAGAATTGGAAGGTTTAAAAGAGGTAATAAAGAAAGAACGATATTTTGATGTAGCGGAGTATAAATATCAGGCTATAAATAGAATTATGGATAACACAAGGGAGTTATATGCTGCAAATGAAAAACAGTTATTTGGAGATTCAATGATGAAATGGTCTTCATTATCTGGATTTAGAGGACATGAATTAGAAAAATCAATGGTGAGATTTGATGCATCTTCCTTTTCACTTAATTCTGCTTATAACTCGTTGTTTGTTCCACCAGATATCAGACTAATGATTAGTGATAAGATAAATCAATTACAAAATAAGGTCCGAAGTATGAATGGAGACCGAGCTATTCATACAGATAACAATTATATTCAGGGAACATTTGACAGACAAATAGCACTTGATAATGACTACATTCATTTTTTTGCACCGGGTGATCCCATCTTCGATAGTATTGTAAATAATGCATTAAATTCTTATAAAGGTACATGCGCAGCATTTGCTTGTAAGGCGTATGCCGATTGGGAAGGTTTTATCTTTACATGGAATCTATCTCCAGATGAAATCAAAATTCTAAAAAAAGGGCTTTCGACTCATCTTATAGATAAATATAGAGGATTTATGCCTATTGAACAGTTCCAATGTGCAGTTTCTATTTCGGATAGTCATTCAGTTGCAGAAGCAGAAATCCTAAAGGTGTATAATTATCTGATGACGTCAGATAATGTCAACAGAAAAAAATTCCAACATCTTGGAAAAAGAGCAGGAATTAATTCTAATATGGACATTTTTGCTAGTGTTTATCCTCCTGAAAGATGGGAAGAATTAGTTGATGAAAACTATAAGAAAGCAATAAAAATGGTAAAGAAGAGGATTTCTGCAAAATTGAACAAACAATTAGGACTCTTAAAAATAGAATTATTAAAAAATAGTGGAGCAAAAAAAGCGACAACTAACTATTATTTACAAACAGGATTACCTGAGGACGATGGAATAAATGAGATGATTTTCAAATGCTTTTCTAATCCAAGATTGGTATTGGATTCCGCTTGTTATGTGAGGTTAATCAATGAAGGATAA
- a CDS encoding UvrD-helicase domain-containing protein, which translates to MIEHAPIDKNIVVKAGAGTGKTFSMISRISFICHQASNANILDVKNEIAMLTFTTEAATNMKSRLKQAFMNYFVLTRNKKYLNMISGIENMRISTIHSFSNLVIKDTSLSLGIGVDFSTVSGSYNKQKIFDQYFNEYLKKKNEEEPIFFGSIPGSIYDFRKLLLQFADMLYNKGYDIKDATEDVFGKPIVEMPYMKEIIQEVIIETEKTYSDFLSENNSVNLSEYMLYLNKCVNDESFNKNLYQYKYIFIDEFQDVDDSQIEAFLAMQRKLNFKFFIVGDLKQSIYRFRGATMDAFNKMGCDGNEWQEYTLNINYRTDMRLLGKFSKLFNYMGEKKLIPYNEKKDKLIGAISNQLISVNELIEEYTYSKEEEIDIIYKMLFEKIKQRKVEIELNPNFTKLSVSEKTVAILVRTNYQISKILRQAKNQDDVFVESDSNGDLYRIQPSIDLCKLTAALSNPRNPIYLFDLLLSNNINIKFPVEKLINMEENEKLDYLIKCLNEFYQSVLNMCWNELVFEVQSKPVLMVLRKIYEASKPWKTYSSDETKQQYYRTNYDLIFEDLSKEGKYSYLTLESINESLHILINTGSEKTSRSVTDDGDYVRIVCTTVHKSKGLEYDTVIMPFTTDSIDKMRRNGLDITYVGGKVGYCFSVNGEAITNEYFYTNDEIKEIEMEESRILYVALTRAINKFVWFNKIDSSGNTWGKLLEEI; encoded by the coding sequence ATGATAGAACATGCTCCAATCGATAAAAATATAGTTGTAAAAGCTGGAGCAGGAACAGGCAAAACATTCTCAATGATTTCTCGAATATCGTTTATTTGTCATCAAGCTAGTAATGCTAACATTTTAGATGTCAAAAATGAAATTGCTATGCTGACATTTACTACAGAAGCAGCTACAAATATGAAAAGTAGGTTGAAGCAAGCATTTATGAATTATTTTGTTTTGACTCGTAATAAAAAATATTTGAATATGATCTCAGGAATAGAGAATATGAGAATATCTACTATACATAGCTTTTCAAATTTAGTCATTAAAGATACGTCATTATCTTTAGGAATTGGTGTTGACTTTTCTACAGTAAGTGGTAGTTACAATAAGCAAAAAATATTTGATCAATATTTCAACGAATATTTAAAAAAGAAAAATGAAGAAGAACCAATATTTTTCGGTAGTATTCCAGGCAGTATATATGATTTTAGAAAATTGTTGTTGCAATTTGCTGATATGTTATATAACAAGGGATACGATATAAAAGATGCAACTGAAGATGTATTTGGAAAACCTATTGTTGAAATGCCATACATGAAAGAAATTATACAGGAAGTTATAATTGAAACGGAAAAGACCTATTCTGATTTTTTATCTGAAAATAACTCGGTTAATCTATCGGAATATATGTTGTATTTGAACAAATGTGTAAATGATGAATCGTTTAATAAAAATTTATATCAGTACAAATATATTTTTATTGATGAATTTCAAGATGTTGATGATTCGCAAATAGAAGCTTTTTTGGCAATGCAAAGAAAATTGAACTTTAAATTCTTTATCGTTGGTGATTTAAAGCAAAGCATTTATCGCTTCAGGGGAGCTACCATGGATGCATTTAATAAAATGGGTTGTGATGGAAATGAATGGCAAGAGTATACTTTGAATATTAATTATCGTACGGATATGCGTTTGCTTGGAAAATTTTCAAAATTATTCAATTATATGGGAGAAAAGAAACTTATACCATATAACGAAAAGAAAGATAAGCTTATAGGAGCTATTAGTAATCAATTGATTTCAGTGAATGAATTGATTGAAGAATATACATATAGCAAAGAAGAAGAAATAGATATTATTTATAAAATGTTATTTGAAAAAATTAAACAGAGAAAAGTGGAAATTGAGCTGAATCCAAATTTTACCAAATTATCAGTATCTGAGAAAACAGTTGCAATTTTGGTTAGAACAAATTATCAAATATCAAAAATATTAAGGCAAGCAAAGAATCAAGACGATGTTTTTGTTGAAAGTGATTCTAATGGAGATTTATATCGAATTCAGCCAAGTATTGATTTGTGTAAGTTAACAGCTGCATTATCGAATCCGAGAAATCCAATTTATTTATTTGATTTATTACTTTCAAATAATATAAATATAAAATTTCCTGTAGAAAAACTAATTAACATGGAAGAAAATGAAAAACTAGATTATTTAATTAAATGTCTCAATGAATTTTATCAAAGTGTTTTAAATATGTGTTGGAACGAATTAGTTTTTGAAGTTCAAAGCAAACCTGTTTTAATGGTTTTAAGAAAGATATATGAAGCTTCAAAGCCATGGAAAACATATTCTTCTGATGAAACCAAGCAACAGTATTATAGAACTAATTATGATTTGATATTTGAGGACCTATCAAAAGAAGGAAAATATAGCTATTTAACTTTGGAGTCCATAAACGAGTCTTTACATATTTTAATTAACACTGGCTCAGAAAAAACATCAAGATCTGTTACTGATGATGGTGATTATGTTAGAATTGTATGTACTACAGTTCATAAATCTAAAGGATTGGAATATGACACTGTAATAATGCCTTTTACTACAGATTCTATTGATAAAATGCGTAGAAACGGATTGGATATTACTTATGTTGGAGGAAAAGTTGGATATTGTTTTAGTGTAAATGGCGAGGCAATAACCAATGAATATTTTTATACAAATGATGAAATTAAAGAAATAGAGATGGAAGAATCTCGAATATTATATGTTGCCTTAACAAGAGCTATCAATAAGTTTGTGTGGTTTAACAAAATTGATTCAAGTGGAAATACTTGGGGAAAACTATTGGAGGAAATATAG